From Toxorhynchites rutilus septentrionalis strain SRP chromosome 2, ASM2978413v1, whole genome shotgun sequence, a single genomic window includes:
- the LOC129764180 gene encoding tRNA pseudouridine(38/39) synthase translates to MDVSVAVLKKTKRHTRSELENFPKEQLVDRIIQLESQNFQLKNIIQKVTGTKTEKSNENNKKQRKFDFSNCHKRHILLRFYYLGWNYQGYASQEDSANTIEHHLFNALTRVCLIENRESSNYHRCGRTDKGVSAFHQVVSLDIRSKFPPESQLAPESIATEINYCQLLNRVLPEDIRCVAWMPMVNPNYSARFDCRSRTYRYFFPRGSLDVEAMQEGCKHLVGSHDFRNLCKMDVGNGVVTFMRNVHYAFIKESQKDDDESPYDMLYFELRGKAFLWHQVRCIMAILILIGEGREESTVIRELLDVEKNPRKPQYSLANDMPLNLYECKFKSKGTFDPALFDRNGPILDDDEEVEEVSDLQEWVYEEESISRTISELQGLWTTNSIKSTMCREMLKSLAEIYSRVFPNKPKPINQTCVLLQGVQSKEYRSLMSRDKCESLENRIEHYAKKRRIQISVKQADDVSTNEEK, encoded by the exons ATGGACGTTTCAGTAGCAGTgctaaagaaaacaaaaagacaCACTCGAAGTGAGTTGGAAAATTTCCCTAAAGAG caACTGGTTGATAGAATAATTCAGCTAGAATCCCAAAATTTTCAGTTAAAGAACATTATCCAAAAGGTGACTGGCACTAAAACCGAAAAGTCAAACgagaataataaaaaacaacgtAAATTCGACTTCTCAAA TTGTCACAAGCGACATATTTTACTGCGATTTTATTATCTTGGATGGAACTATCAGGGATATGCTTCACAAGAAGATTCGGCGAATACAATCG AACACCACCTATTCAATGCGCTAACCCGGGTTTGTCTTATCGAGAATCGCGAGTCCTCCAATTACCATCGCTGCGGACGCACCGATAAGGGTGTCAGCGCGTTCCATCAGGTCGTGAGTTTGGATATTCGGTCGAAGTTTCCACCCGAAAGTCAACTAGCGCCGGAATCGATAGCGACCGAAATCAACTACTGTCAATTGTTAAATAGGGTTCTACCGGAGGATATTCGCTGTGTTGCCTGGATGCCGATGGTGAATCCAAATTACAGCGCTCGGTTCGATTGCCGTTCGAGGACGTATCGTTACTTTTTCCCGCGGGGTAGCTTGGATGTGGAAGCAATGCAGGAAGGCTGTAAGCATCTGGTTGGTTCGCACGATTTCCGAAATTTGTGCAAAATGGACGTTGGAAACGGAGTGGTGACCTTCATGAGAAACGTGCATTATGCGTTCATCAAAGAATCACAGAAGGATGATGATGAGTCGCCTTATGATATGTTATATTTCGAACTGCGAGGAAAAGCTTTTTTGTGGCATCAAGTGCGATGCATCATGGCGATACTGATACTCATAGGCGAGGGTAGGGAAGAATCAACGGTGATCAGGGAACTTCTGGACGTCGAAAAGAATCCCCGAAAGCCTCAGTATAGCCTAGCAAATGATATGCCACTTAATTTGTacgaatgcaaattcaaaagcAAAGGAACATTCGACCCAGCGCTTTTTGACCGAAACGGTCCAATTCTCGACGATGATGAGGAAGTTGAGGAAGTTTCGGATCTACAAGAATGGGTTTATGAGGAAGAAAGTATATCGCGCACGATTTCTGAACTTCAAGGGCTGTGGACCACGAATAGCATCAA ATCAACAATGTGCAGAGAGATGTTGAAATCGCTGGCTGAAATATACAGTCGAGTTTTCCCAAACAAACCAAAACCCATCAACCAAACGTGTGTTCTGCTACAAGGTGTTCAATCGAAAGAGTATCGATCGCTTATGAGCCGGGATAAATGTG AAAGTCTGGAGAATCGGATTGAGCATTATGCTAAAAAACGACGAATTCAGATCAGTGTGAAACAAGCCGATGATGTGTCGACGAATGAGGAGAAATGA